A genomic segment from Actinoplanes sichuanensis encodes:
- a CDS encoding type IV secretory system conjugative DNA transfer family protein: protein MSKAPLSAPGHRPPQQGHMRADIWVRVVLLVITVIVTTTGMLSLWLAGQIGGLLAHLAWPDSGPADAPGIAFRILVHLGDPAQAWPAPARADVAPAWLLYPLWLLLLLSMLLGWFFGLARIARPRVRRAGFARKKTIDASLTATAVLARVDIVRPGLTITEADDDTTRAAKQQRRTDPLEVARFLGNDAVSGEPLYLANEYTRFAAAVPRYGGKTTRLVIPTVVDARGAVLTTSTRLDVASITYQHRSKIGPTHIFEPQGEIPGVPRLRWSPIEGAQDQIVAMLRAQGFADGSGIGDESVENGRWFRDQAATILRGLLHAAALDENATMIDVLSWSQNPNNARPERILRHHGVHNWADRLTRHRETTGRARDTIQSVVSGALDAFNDPRVLLACSPPRGTEFKPVDWLRESGTLYLVGTRDAQALIAPLMAAVSEDILYQARRLALRSDGDRIEPALYFVGDEIANIAPIPSLPSLMSEGGGSGISVDVFAQNRHQLRQRWGDKGGQAIADSANAWLLMGASTDAAALRDAQAVAGQITDITSGASWGSGRASVNESARRENLFDLADLRTLDEGRAIALIGNLPPIELTIPAWYERPDAGELKQGRAAFRRMLADGGSR from the coding sequence ATGAGCAAAGCACCGCTGTCCGCGCCCGGACACCGCCCGCCGCAGCAAGGCCACATGCGCGCCGACATCTGGGTCCGCGTCGTGCTGCTGGTCATCACCGTCATCGTCACCACCACCGGGATGCTGTCGCTGTGGCTGGCCGGGCAGATCGGCGGTCTGCTGGCTCACCTGGCCTGGCCGGACTCCGGTCCGGCGGATGCGCCCGGCATCGCCTTCCGAATCCTGGTACACCTGGGCGACCCGGCACAGGCCTGGCCGGCACCGGCCCGTGCCGATGTCGCACCGGCCTGGCTGCTCTACCCGCTGTGGCTGCTGCTGTTGCTGAGCATGCTGCTCGGCTGGTTCTTCGGCCTGGCCCGGATCGCCCGGCCCCGGGTCCGGCGTGCCGGGTTCGCCCGCAAGAAGACCATCGACGCCTCCCTGACCGCCACAGCGGTCCTGGCCCGCGTCGACATCGTGCGGCCCGGCCTGACCATCACCGAAGCCGACGACGACACCACCCGCGCCGCCAAACAACAGCGGCGCACCGACCCCCTCGAGGTCGCCCGCTTCCTCGGCAACGATGCCGTATCAGGTGAGCCGCTCTACCTGGCGAACGAATACACCAGGTTCGCCGCCGCCGTCCCACGCTACGGCGGCAAGACCACCCGCCTGGTGATCCCGACCGTCGTCGACGCCCGCGGCGCGGTGCTGACCACCTCAACCCGGCTCGACGTCGCCTCCATCACCTACCAGCACCGGTCGAAGATCGGCCCAACGCACATCTTCGAACCACAAGGCGAGATCCCCGGCGTTCCCCGGCTGCGGTGGTCACCGATCGAGGGCGCCCAGGACCAGATCGTGGCGATGCTGCGCGCCCAGGGCTTCGCCGACGGGTCCGGCATCGGCGACGAGAGCGTGGAGAACGGCCGCTGGTTCCGCGACCAGGCCGCCACGATCCTGCGCGGCCTGCTGCACGCGGCGGCGCTCGACGAGAACGCCACCATGATCGACGTTCTGTCCTGGTCGCAGAACCCCAACAACGCCCGCCCCGAGCGGATCCTGCGCCACCACGGCGTACACAACTGGGCCGACCGGCTCACCCGACACCGCGAAACCACCGGCCGCGCCCGCGACACCATCCAATCAGTGGTATCCGGAGCACTGGACGCCTTCAACGACCCGCGCGTGCTGCTGGCCTGCTCCCCGCCGCGCGGCACCGAGTTCAAGCCGGTCGACTGGCTGCGCGAATCCGGCACCCTCTACCTGGTCGGCACCCGCGATGCGCAAGCCCTGATAGCGCCACTGATGGCCGCGGTCAGCGAAGACATCCTCTACCAGGCCCGCCGGCTCGCCCTGCGCAGCGACGGCGACCGCATCGAACCCGCCCTGTACTTCGTGGGCGACGAGATCGCCAACATCGCCCCGATCCCGTCGCTGCCGTCGCTGATGAGCGAGGGCGGCGGCTCCGGAATCTCGGTCGACGTGTTCGCGCAGAACCGGCATCAGCTGCGCCAGCGGTGGGGCGACAAAGGCGGCCAGGCCATCGCCGACTCCGCCAACGCGTGGCTGTTGATGGGCGCCTCCACCGATGCCGCCGCGCTGCGCGACGCCCAGGCGGTAGCCGGGCAGATCACCGACATCACCTCCGGCGCCTCCTGGGGCAGCGGCCGCGCCAGTGTCAACGAGTCCGCCCGCCGGGAGAACCTGTTCGACCTGGCGGACCTGCGCACCCTCGATGAAGGCCGGGCGATCGCGCTGATCGGCAACCTGCCGCCGATCGAGCTGACGATTCCCGCCTGGTACGAACGCCCCGACGCCGGCGAACTGAAGCAAGGGCGTGCGGCGTTTCGCCGGATGCTGGCCGACGGCGGCAGCCGATGA